The Hymenobacter psoromatis nucleotide sequence CTGCCGGGCGCGGCTCCAATCAGCCAGGTCCGGCCGGGCGCGTCGCCAATCGGCTGCCTGTTCCTCTTGGGGGGTCTTGGTCTTAGCCGCCTTCACCTGGGCCGGGGTCGGGCCGATTTCCAGCGCCTGCTTGCGGCCCACCTGGTCGGCCACTATCAACCCATATTCCTGCTCGATGCGCTTGCACACGTCCACGCTGCGCGAGCGGATAAACTGGTCGCTCACCGTTTGTCCGTCCAAATCCACCCGGTTTACCACCAAGTGCATGTGCGGGTGGGTCTTGTCCTGGTGCCGCACCACCGCCCACTGCGTGTTCTCCGGGTCGATTTTCAACCCTTTTAGGTAGTCCTGGGCAATGCGGCCCATTACCTCGTTGGTCACCTTCTCCTTTTCCTCGACCGGAAAGGCTAGCGCGACGTGCAGCACGGCCTTCCCCAGCCCTGGGCGCATGGCCCGCACCGCGTCAAAGTCGGTGGCCATGTGGGCGGCGCTATCGGTGCGCACCCCGTGCGCGGCCAGCACCTCGGCCCCTTTGTCGGGGGTCTTCTCTTGGAGCACGTACTGACACATCGCCCCGAACGACTGGTTCACCTTCACCTTGCCTATCATGACGCTTGATGGCCGAGGCTGTTCAAGAGGTGGTGCAGCTGCCCGAGCACCGTCGTGGCTCCGGTGCGCTGGTCCTGCTGCAAGTGGGCCAGCTTGGTTATCTGGTTTAGGTTGGCCGCCATACCCACCAGTTGCACCAGTTGGCGAGCCTGCTCGGGCGTGAGCGGGGCCGGCAGCTTCGTGGCCGTATCCTGCTTCAACCACACCGACCGCAGCACCTCGCCCTGGCTGAGCTGGTACCGCTCGGCCTCCACCGTTAGGAGCTCGTGCTCCTTGTCCGTGAGCCGGACGCTCACGACGTGGCGCTGCTTCT carries:
- a CDS encoding plasmid mobilization protein translates to MPAPTPADSAPHRPRKGGRKASPLAEKQRHVVSVRLTDKEHELLTVEAERYQLSQGEVLRSVWLKQDTATKLPAPLTPEQARQLVQLVGMAANLNQITKLAHLQQDQRTGATTVLGQLHHLLNSLGHQAS
- a CDS encoding relaxase/mobilization nuclease domain-containing protein; the encoded protein is MIGKVKVNQSFGAMCQYVLQEKTPDKGAEVLAAHGVRTDSAAHMATDFDAVRAMRPGLGKAVLHVALAFPVEEKEKVTNEVMGRIAQDYLKGLKIDPENTQWAVVRHQDKTHPHMHLVVNRVDLDGQTVSDQFIRSRSVDVCKRIEQEYGLIVADQVGRKQALEIGPTPAQVKAAKTKTPQEEQAADWRRARPDLADWSRARQ